One segment of Daphnia magna isolate NIES linkage group LG2, ASM2063170v1.1, whole genome shotgun sequence DNA contains the following:
- the LOC123469876 gene encoding uncharacterized protein LOC123469876, which yields MNEISHVFLVSNDEEVELKRTKLGRTRDITVNINISPFKKPIGWDEPLPECILEKWNKWAGSLSSLSQISIRRCFRSGDEKLADCTFDLIVFADASLLAFGSVAYLKTTYRKEAHLSFVMAKGRIAPTSVLSIPRLELQAAVLAVRIAQTIRKEMRIPIESVEYRTDSEIVLHQINSSHHNHPIFVANRIGEILRHSSPNQWKFISGRDNPADDCTRGVTPDCFKSSCRWLTGPTQLQLSAPQPVIVSQAGDPDSFIVRSVCALNVSPYPLKVTSPVVSNFIADSQNGLARLKRDVAQSLRKGTIIEEITNDELKQAMRICIIVAAEEKFPREVDALRRGKPIPRDSALRNVNPYIDPTDGLMKLTLMMRSTTPE from the exons ATGAACGAAATATCACACGTCTTTTTGGTATCAAACGATGAAGAAGTAGAACTCAAGAGAACAAAGCTTGGACGTACGAGAGAC ATAACAGTCAACATCAACATATCGCCGTTTAAAAAGCCGATAGGTTGGGACGAGCCTTTGCCAGAGTGCATTCTGGAAAAGTGGAACAAATGGGCCGGCTCGCTGTCGTCCCTCTCTCAAATTTCCATCCGGAGATGCTTCCGATCGGGTGACGAGAAGCTTGCCGATTGCACATTCGATCTCATCGTGTTTGCAGACGCGTCTCTTCTTGCATTCGGATCTGTCGCTTACCTGAAAACAACTTATCGCAAAGAGGCGCATCTCAGTTTTGTTATGGCAAAGGGTCGTATCGCCCCCACTAGCGTCCTGAGCATACCCAGACTGGAGCTGCAAGCCGCGGTTCTAGCGGTCAGAATAGCGCAGACCATCAGGAAGGAAATGCGCATCCCTATCGAATCCGTCGAGTACCGAACCGACTCCGAAATCGTGCTTCACCAGATCAATTCCTCGCATCACAATCATCCGATTTTCGTCGCCAACCGAATCGGCGAGATTCTTCGTCATTCAAGTCCCAATCAGTGGAAATTTATATCCGGTAGGGATAACCCGGCCGACGACTGTACTAGAGGCGTTACGCCTGATTGCTTCAAGTCTAGCTGTCGGTGGTTGACAGGTCCAACTCAGTTGCAATTGTCAGCCCCGCAGCCGGTGATTGTGAGTCAAGCAGGGGATCCCGACTCATTCATCGTTCGGTCAGTATGTGCCCTTAATGTTTCGCCTTATCCCTTAAAGGTCACGTCGCCTGTTGTGTCAAATTTTATTGCTGATAGCCAAAACGGCCTTGCCCGGTTGAAGCGCGATGTGGCCCAGTCGCTTCGTAAAGGCACAATAATCGAAGAGATCACCAACGATGAGCTAAAGCAAGCAATGCGAATCTGCATCATTGTCGCCGCGGAAGAGAAGTTTCCAAGAGAAGTCGACGCTTTAAGAAGAGGGAAACCAATCCCGAGAGATTCTGCATTGCGTAACGTAAACCCGTACATCGACCCTACAGACGGATTGATGAAA CTGACGCTCATGATGAGATCAACCACGCCGGAGTAG